The genomic region ACACCAGTTAACCAGGATTGAGATCAGATTATGCTTTTACTTAAACTACCTGCCTTTTATTTTATCACGCACTCCCACTTGTCCAGTGTTGCTTAAAAACAACTGTACtttattttcactgtatttCCACTGCTTTATCACCTGTGCACCCATCTGAATCAGTAAAACTGAATCTGGTTAAAAAACCAAAGTCTCCTCCGGAAAGAAACACCATTCTTAACCGTTTTGATGTGTGAAAAGATGgtggactgttttttttttgtggtgcatCTGTCTTTTATAAACAATCTAGGTTATTACATcacatcattttctttctttactctAACTGACTGACAACCAGGCAGGGTGTCAGAATTAGAATTGAGGAACAAATGTAATGGATTGTAAATTGGAGAGGGACATTCACCTACAGCAACCAAAATGACAATCACAGGTCAAATTTCACAATCTCGCAGTCTAAAATGAAACTATGTGGCTTAAATCTGTTTCTGCATTATGATTCTTCAAAGCTTCTgttctctcccttttccttttttttactagACATGTATTGCATTGCCGCTTTACACATCTTGTGGCTTGACTGCATCTTTATCTCTTTAtccaaaatgaaatggaaatgtacACACCACTTCCTGTGTCAAGCAACAGTGGGACTGGTCGATTTTAAATTAGTAAAGGGAAAAACCTTTAACTGTGTAGGTAGGAGGTGGTCGTTCTTTGCGACTCCAAAACTTACCCAAAGATCATCTGATGAATATGGGGAACAGGAATATGAGGTATGATGCAGGAGAGGATGATGAAAGGATGGAGGAGTAAGTCATGGTACCAAggttttaaaaccttttattcTTTCAATTCCTCTGCTGCTTCCTCTTCACTGCTGCTTCCTctttcttgcacacacacacatacactatcTGCAGCCCATCAATCTCTCCAAACAAATACTGCACCAAAAGGGAGCTGCTGCAGTGGATGTGTCCACAGTGTTTGGCAGTGATGGTGAAGCATTTTATACAATGATAGTTATTCCGTATTGCAAATAATGTTCTTGCACAGCTCTGGTCATGTTTTGGAGCTTTATCCTCTCAAGTTGCCGTTTGGCACCagtcaacattaaaatacatacaggGAGCGGAGAAATTCTGACTCAGACGCAGACATTGACATATTATAGACTAGGATTTATGAGTTTGAACAGCCACAATCCAGGAAACACCACAGTGTTCATGAACTAGTTGGATTGGTTATTCTCATGGCAATGAGTTTACTCTGACCCCTGACGGAAAACAGGTTCATACTCTGGTGTAAAGCTAAATGCATGGTAAAGAATTTGGGAAATCACTTGCAGGTGTTAGAAAATAAGACCAAGCCCCTTggaatttacaataaaaattgtAGTAAATTGCAATTTCATAACACATGTTGAACTCTTCCTTaaactttctctctcctttgtttcttttcagattCAATTAGAGTTGGACAAATACCTCCCCCAGGTCAACGGTCCTCTCTTGAGTAACTTGATTGACACCGTTGACAGGAAATACAGACGAGATAGCGCCTCTGTGGTTGATGAGTTCTTCTCAGAGGACAAAACTGCTGCCCCTTACAGCCTCAACATCAACGTCATCCTTCCCAGCACCACACACCTCCGCACAGGCCTCTACCGGGCCAACCCCAGGACTCTCACAGCGCAGCAGATCAAGATAGAGCCCGGACTGGAGGTGCCCTGCTCCGTCCCCACCCAGGCCCTGCCAGACTTCACCTCTGTCTTCAGCGTGTCGCCTGTAGCCAACAACGTTTTCATTAAACCAGACATGAGCTCTGGAGGAGTGGTAACTGGGGCCGCAGGatcccagcagcagcaccaacagCCAAATATGGATACAGAGCTTCACATTGGACCTCCGGCCCCCCAGTCGCAGGTCTATGCCCACATGCCCATCACCAGCTGTGCTGACCTCACCATGACTCTGTCCCACGCTAGCCCATCGGCACATGCCTCCACGAGTGGCAGAACCATGCTGAATCTCGGCAACGGCAACTACATGATGGCCGAGCACCAACTACCCCAGCACCACGGTTACTACCAAGCCTCTCCGACCATCTCATCCCAGCACACAGCGCCCCACAGCCTGCCACCCTCACCCCCGAACTCTCAGCCAGGGAGCCCAGACGGTCAGGCAGAGCTGCTCAGCTTATCTCCACAACTTCAGGCTCCATACCTGCAGTGTCTGGGAGGGATAAAAGTGACGGGGTTGTCCCCACATGCCATGCTGATGACACACGGCCAGGGTGTCCTGACAGGTCCCAAATACAACAGGCGGAACAACCCAGAGCTGGAGAAGAGGAGGATCCACTTCTGTGACTACCCAggtctgtgttttatttgcatgtaaCTTTAAATTACATCACAGTGAAACAGGTTTGTCTTAATTTAAGAATAATATTTCATTGCGTGAGATTATTAATTCCCCCCTGGGGGCAAGAAACATCTTCGGATTTTAGACTTCTAACAATGTCTTCAAACTGAACAGACTATTCTACCAGTTGCAAGACAGTGTCACTAAAATTAGACCTTCAGTGGCAGcatcttttcatttacatgCTTACAGGCCAGAACGATATGCACTCTTTACACATTATCAGCAGCAGAATCCCTTTGTGCCAgttgaaggtaaaaaaaacaacaaacctcCTAACCTCAAAGCAACCGAAGATggatgaaaacaacatttaaagcaCACAAACCAGTCTTGAATGTCAGATTCTTACCACGTGGCTTTCCTGCTACATGGCACTGGTTGGTGATGCCGCACTTTGCCTCTGCACTGCCCACCTTGCAGTGAGCACGGCCTGTACTGTACCACTGACCACACGTAGAGCGCCTTGGGCAACATACAAAACAGTCTGCACTCGGATATCTGCCCATACGCACAAAGATTAAATATTGAAGCCCTACTACtctatacttttattttcaacactCATAATCAGAAGCTGGAGCTCTGTAAGATTTCCTGGGCTTTCTTAATAGTTTGCTACACAAGTAGCACATGAAAACAAGTTTCAACCTAACCACTCCTACAAGTTAGTTCAAATTGCTCTCTAccaatgtcagtgttgtgtaaaTAAACTTCACTCCCAAAGCAAAAAGCACAAATGTGAATCCGTCTTTAATACAATGCCTCTCTcttacatgttttgttgttccTGCGTTGTCTTACTGCAAACAATAACTCAAGGAACGTTTTCATCCTCGGACAACAGATTTATTGCCAAGATATACTTTGCATGAGGTGAGTACATTCCTGCTGTCAGCCTGGCTCATGATCTCTCtctgtgatttctttttagGCTGCTCCAAAGTTTACACAAAGAGCTCTCACCTGAAGGCACACCAAAGGACGCACACAGGTGAGAAAACTCTTCTCTGGGGGGTTGACTTGAATTAGACGGACAGGAGCTatatttcagtgtttctttGCCATGAAATAAAATTGCATTTCACTGTCCGCTCTCAGCTTTCTGATGGCTAAATCCATAGACTGTATTGAATATGGACATAGTTTTTGTGTAGGTACCCATAGGTTTGTTCTGAAAAGCCGAAATGAAGCTTCTGGTGGCTCCAGCTGTCGCCATCTTGGCAGTGTCTGATGTTGCCTAAGGACGGTAATTAAATATTGGCAAAGATTCGGAGCGTGACTTGATCTGAGGCAGGCCTTCAGTCTGCTGTGATGGCAAACACCT from Etheostoma cragini isolate CJK2018 chromosome 13, CSU_Ecrag_1.0, whole genome shotgun sequence harbors:
- the klf5l gene encoding Kruppel-like factor 5 like, which translates into the protein MLQIQLELDKYLPQVNGPLLSNLIDTVDRKYRRDSASVVDEFFSEDKTAAPYSLNINVILPSTTHLRTGLYRANPRTLTAQQIKIEPGLEVPCSVPTQALPDFTSVFSVSPVANNVFIKPDMSSGGVVTGAAGSQQQHQQPNMDTELHIGPPAPQSQVYAHMPITSCADLTMTLSHASPSAHASTSGRTMLNLGNGNYMMAEHQLPQHHGYYQASPTISSQHTAPHSLPPSPPNSQPGSPDGQAELLSLSPQLQAPYLQCLGGIKVTGLSPHAMLMTHGQGVLTGPKYNRRNNPELEKRRIHFCDYPGCSKVYTKSSHLKAHQRTHTGEKPYRCTWENCDWRFARSDELTRHYRKHTGAKPFKCVACSRCFSRSDHLALHMKRHQN